The following proteins are co-located in the Flammeovirga kamogawensis genome:
- a CDS encoding SPOR domain-containing protein, with translation MIAEAIKSALLDWGVVVVPDLGTFWSEESGAEVSPSGNIIKPPHVSISFSSSEDDIEMYSLVTFISKSEDLDEDEVAIQVSMFVANLQQRLDDGEIAPIGDLGYFLTDESGETSFRQRSESNIEPDSFGLPKITATPLMENDIHEEEEEYSDLENDIEEKSSKPVWLYVSIPVILLLTAVGYFLLKPSAPVVVNKGQETEQEEVIEEVTIQEGDNEVDVKETTIDIKKVNDDIQEVEVKEEVFVEEETGKPGHADGHYHIVISSFNNQKQANAAVKQAKKKGFDDVGVIVSKGKYRVAIKGYQSHKDAKADLESTQKAFKGAWVWRY, from the coding sequence ATGATTGCTGAAGCTATTAAAAGTGCACTTCTTGATTGGGGTGTGGTCGTTGTACCTGATTTAGGAACCTTTTGGTCTGAAGAAAGCGGAGCAGAGGTGTCACCATCTGGGAATATAATTAAACCTCCTCATGTATCTATTTCTTTTTCATCTTCAGAAGATGATATAGAGATGTATTCATTAGTAACTTTCATTTCAAAATCAGAAGATTTAGACGAAGATGAAGTGGCTATTCAAGTAAGTATGTTTGTAGCCAACCTTCAGCAACGTTTAGACGATGGAGAAATAGCACCAATTGGAGATTTAGGTTATTTCCTTACTGATGAAAGTGGCGAAACAAGTTTTAGACAACGATCTGAAAGTAATATAGAGCCAGATAGTTTTGGATTACCTAAAATTACAGCTACTCCTCTTATGGAAAATGATATCCATGAAGAAGAGGAAGAGTATAGTGATTTAGAAAACGATATAGAAGAAAAAAGTTCTAAACCAGTTTGGTTATACGTTTCTATCCCAGTAATACTTCTCTTAACAGCAGTAGGTTACTTTTTACTTAAACCATCAGCACCTGTTGTTGTAAATAAGGGACAAGAAACAGAACAAGAAGAAGTGATTGAAGAAGTAACTATTCAGGAAGGTGATAATGAAGTAGATGTAAAAGAAACGACTATTGATATCAAAAAAGTAAATGATGATATTCAAGAAGTAGAAGTTAAAGAAGAAGTGTTTGTTGAAGAAGAAACTGGAAAACCAGGTCACGCTGATGGACATTATCATATTGTGATTTCATCTTTTAACAATCAAAAACAAGCTAATGCAGCAGTTAAACAAGCCAAAAAGAAAGGTTTTGATGATGTTGGCGTGATTGTTTCTAAAGGAAAATATAGAGTAGCCATCAAAGGGTATCAATCTCATAAAGATGCTAAGGCAGATTTAGAGAGCACACAAAAAGCATTTAAAGGAGCTTGGGTGTGGCGTTATTAA
- the hisG gene encoding ATP phosphoribosyltransferase: protein MTKLKIAIQKSGRLSDGSLNLIRQCGIKIPRMKGALKAEASNFPLEFLFLRDDDIPGYVQDGVADLGIVGANEAVEKDKNVDTIHHLGFSKCRLSIAIPKEQAYNGIADLDGKSIATSYPKILGDYLKEQGVKCDIHEISGSVEIAPNIGLADAICDLVSTGSTLMQNNLKEVESIFTSEALMIATPGLDAEKRGIIEQLMFRINALQTADNNKYILLNAPKKNVDTILNLLPGMRSPSILPLANEEFVSIHTVIAEDDFWSKIEELKAAGAEGILVIPIEKMIL from the coding sequence ATGACAAAACTAAAGATTGCGATCCAAAAGTCTGGTCGATTAAGTGACGGATCTCTTAATCTGATCCGTCAGTGTGGAATTAAAATCCCTAGAATGAAAGGTGCATTAAAAGCAGAAGCTAGCAACTTTCCTTTGGAATTTTTATTTCTTCGCGATGATGATATTCCTGGTTACGTCCAAGATGGCGTTGCAGACCTAGGGATAGTAGGTGCCAACGAGGCTGTTGAAAAAGACAAAAACGTTGATACTATACATCATCTTGGTTTTTCAAAATGTAGATTGTCTATTGCTATTCCTAAAGAACAAGCTTACAATGGTATTGCAGATCTTGATGGAAAAAGTATTGCTACTTCTTATCCTAAAATTTTAGGAGACTACTTAAAAGAACAAGGTGTTAAGTGTGATATTCATGAGATCTCAGGATCTGTAGAAATTGCACCAAATATTGGTCTTGCAGATGCAATTTGTGACCTAGTAAGTACAGGTAGTACGTTAATGCAAAATAATTTAAAAGAAGTTGAAAGTATTTTCACTTCTGAAGCATTAATGATTGCAACTCCCGGTTTAGATGCAGAAAAAAGAGGTATTATTGAGCAGTTAATGTTTAGAATTAATGCTTTACAAACTGCTGATAATAATAAATACATTTTATTAAATGCACCTAAGAAAAACGTAGATACTATTCTTAATTTATTACCAGGTATGCGTAGCCCATCTATCTTACCATTGGCAAATGAAGAATTTGTTTCTATACATACTGTTATTGCTGAAGATGATTTCTGGTCTAAGATCGAGGAATTAAAAGCTGCAGGTGCTGAAGGTATTCTTGTTATTCCTATTGAGAAGATGATTCTTTAA
- a CDS encoding isoaspartyl peptidase/L-asparaginase family protein, with the protein MRSRRDFLKFSALSSAALLTPTLQSFSFAGKRKGNKPLMISTWNHGFGANAAGWEILEKGGSSLDAVEAGVRVPEADPNERSVGYGGLPDRDGKVTLDACIMNHEYECGAVAFIEDIMHPISVARLVMEKTPHAMIVGEGAKQFALDQGFKEENLLTEKSKKDWEEWLKKSEYKPVINIENHDTIGALAIDAKGHIAGACTTSGAAYKMHGRVGDSPLIGAGLFVDGEIGAACATGLGEAVIRTAGSAMVVEHMRNGKSPAEACEMAVQRIMHTHKNKMENLQVGFLAINKDGEYGGFSIRNGFNFAVVDTEKGNRMEDAEFKIKW; encoded by the coding sequence ATGCGTAGCAGAAGAGATTTTCTAAAATTTTCGGCTTTATCATCAGCCGCATTATTAACTCCTACATTACAATCATTTTCATTTGCAGGTAAAAGAAAAGGAAATAAGCCTTTAATGATTTCTACATGGAACCATGGATTTGGTGCTAATGCTGCAGGTTGGGAGATTTTAGAAAAAGGAGGTTCTTCTTTAGATGCTGTTGAAGCTGGTGTTAGAGTTCCTGAAGCAGATCCAAACGAAAGGAGCGTTGGTTATGGTGGATTACCTGACCGTGATGGAAAGGTTACACTCGATGCATGTATCATGAATCATGAATACGAATGTGGAGCAGTAGCATTTATAGAAGACATAATGCACCCAATTTCTGTTGCTCGTTTAGTTATGGAAAAAACACCTCATGCAATGATTGTAGGTGAAGGAGCAAAACAGTTTGCATTAGATCAAGGCTTTAAAGAAGAGAATCTATTAACTGAAAAATCTAAAAAAGATTGGGAAGAATGGTTGAAAAAATCTGAATATAAGCCTGTTATCAATATTGAAAACCATGATACAATTGGTGCCTTAGCAATTGATGCAAAAGGGCATATTGCTGGAGCTTGTACAACCTCTGGAGCTGCATATAAAATGCATGGTAGAGTTGGAGATTCTCCACTAATTGGAGCTGGTTTATTTGTAGATGGAGAAATTGGAGCAGCTTGTGCAACCGGACTAGGTGAGGCTGTAATAAGAACTGCTGGTTCTGCAATGGTTGTTGAACATATGAGAAATGGTAAATCTCCTGCAGAGGCTTGTGAAATGGCTGTGCAAAGAATAATGCATACTCATAAAAATAAAATGGAGAACCTTCAAGTGGGTTTCTTAGCAATAAATAAAGATGGTGAATATGGCGGTTTCAGTATTAGAAACGGGTTCAATTTTGCTGTTGTTGATACTGAAAAAGGAAATAGAATGGAGGATGCCGAGTTTAAAATAAAATGGTAA
- a CDS encoding ExbD/TolR family protein, whose translation MGLKPENKIDPTFNMSSMTDMIFLLLVFFMLTSNFVTPSGLPIAVPSSKASKKVMPKVYVSITKDLHYYVNEVEVPLSFLEDELRAVLPAKQEGVVVLTVDKDVPVQHLVNVAGIATGLKAKVSIATKPTSTVGK comes from the coding sequence ATGGGATTAAAACCAGAAAATAAAATCGATCCTACTTTTAATATGTCATCAATGACAGATATGATTTTCTTGTTATTGGTGTTCTTTATGTTAACGTCTAATTTTGTAACTCCTTCAGGGCTTCCTATTGCAGTACCTAGTAGTAAAGCATCTAAAAAAGTAATGCCTAAAGTATATGTGAGTATTACAAAAGATCTTCATTACTATGTAAATGAAGTAGAAGTACCACTTAGTTTTTTAGAAGATGAATTAAGAGCTGTTTTACCTGCAAAGCAAGAAGGAGTAGTAGTCTTAACTGTTGATAAAGATGTTCCTGTTCAACATTTAGTAAATGTAGCAGGTATTGCAACTGGATTAAAAGCTAAAGTATCTATTGCTACAAAACCTACCTCAACAGTAGGCAAATAA
- a CDS encoding GH92 family glycosyl hydrolase yields the protein MKSLLLSFITLLFFVSCGNNKDVKNTQKERYTNYVNPFVGTDGPGNTYPGATVPHGMVQLSPDNGYGGWDRIAGYFWPDSTIAGFSHTHLTGTGAGDLYDILVMPLNGKSKRTIVENGNVRPVSLFSHDQEHAEPGFYAVDLLDYDIHAEMTATERTGFHRYTFPKDDDSQIYINLGYALNWDGPTDTYFKVIDNQTVVGYRYSSGWAAVQKEHFIAKFSVPFTSYELVNSENGELKKVEGEEIKGKMTRAYFHFDTPNAKNEVLLKVALSSVSIEGAEENLIAENTSWDFDNVKKQASDVWEAELSKIKIETMNEEHRKVFYTAMYQSLLAPTLYSDVNGEYKGADQKTHKAEGYKRYDTFSLWDTYRAAHPLYTMIHTQRVPDMINSFLAHYDETGLLPVWSMKGNETNMMIGYHAVPIITDAYFKGIKGFDVDKAYRACKASAMNKEGDEMANYMKYGYVPLNYDHENWSVSKTLEYAYDDWCIAEFAKALGKTKDYKYFAKRAENWRNVYDNASSFMRPKDAKGNFIKDFVAKDYTDHFCESNAWQYFFYVPQNIEGLIEALGGNDRFEQKLDSMFTYYPLPEDELPIFSTGMIGQYAHGNEPSHHVAYLYNYIDKPEKGQKLLREIMNTQYKSTPDGVCGNEDCGQMSSWFILSSLGLYPVNPGNAIYDLGTPLFKKATVTLGNGNILTVLGMEMTDENPTASKVLFNGKEIKNWKISHNELMKGGTLEFIR from the coding sequence ATGAAATCATTATTACTATCATTTATCACTTTACTTTTTTTTGTTTCTTGTGGGAATAATAAAGATGTAAAGAATACTCAAAAAGAAAGGTATACAAATTATGTAAATCCATTTGTTGGTACAGATGGACCTGGTAATACATATCCAGGAGCAACAGTTCCACATGGTATGGTTCAGCTAAGTCCAGACAATGGTTATGGTGGTTGGGATAGAATTGCAGGTTATTTCTGGCCTGATTCTACTATTGCAGGCTTCTCTCATACACACCTTACTGGAACAGGTGCTGGAGATTTATATGATATCCTTGTAATGCCACTTAATGGTAAATCAAAAAGAACAATAGTTGAGAATGGAAATGTAAGACCAGTGTCTCTTTTTTCTCATGATCAAGAACATGCTGAGCCAGGTTTTTATGCTGTAGATTTATTGGATTACGATATTCATGCAGAAATGACTGCTACAGAAAGAACAGGTTTTCATAGATATACTTTTCCTAAAGATGATGATTCTCAAATCTATATTAACTTAGGTTATGCTTTAAACTGGGATGGACCAACAGATACTTATTTTAAAGTTATTGATAACCAAACGGTAGTTGGGTATCGTTATTCGTCTGGTTGGGCAGCTGTTCAGAAAGAACATTTTATTGCAAAATTTAGTGTTCCATTCACTTCTTATGAATTAGTTAATTCAGAGAACGGCGAATTAAAGAAAGTTGAAGGTGAAGAGATTAAAGGGAAAATGACAAGAGCTTATTTTCATTTTGATACACCAAATGCAAAGAATGAGGTATTATTAAAAGTAGCATTATCTTCTGTAAGTATTGAAGGGGCTGAAGAGAATTTAATAGCTGAAAATACATCATGGGATTTTGATAATGTAAAAAAACAAGCATCTGATGTTTGGGAAGCTGAGCTATCAAAAATTAAGATTGAAACAATGAATGAAGAACACAGAAAAGTGTTTTATACGGCAATGTATCAGTCTTTGTTAGCACCAACGTTATACTCTGATGTAAATGGAGAATACAAAGGCGCTGATCAAAAAACACATAAAGCCGAAGGGTATAAAAGGTATGATACTTTTTCTTTATGGGATACTTACAGAGCTGCACACCCATTATATACAATGATTCATACACAGCGTGTTCCTGATATGATAAATTCATTTTTAGCACACTATGATGAAACAGGTTTACTACCAGTGTGGTCTATGAAAGGGAATGAAACTAATATGATGATTGGATATCATGCTGTGCCAATTATTACGGATGCCTATTTTAAAGGAATTAAAGGTTTTGATGTTGATAAGGCATACAGAGCCTGTAAAGCGTCAGCAATGAACAAAGAAGGTGATGAAATGGCCAATTATATGAAATATGGTTACGTCCCTTTAAACTATGATCATGAAAATTGGTCAGTTTCAAAAACTTTAGAGTACGCTTATGATGATTGGTGCATTGCTGAATTTGCAAAAGCTTTAGGGAAAACAAAAGATTACAAATACTTCGCGAAAAGGGCTGAGAATTGGAGAAACGTATATGATAACGCGTCTTCTTTTATGCGTCCTAAAGATGCGAAAGGGAATTTTATCAAAGATTTTGTTGCTAAAGATTATACAGATCATTTTTGTGAAAGTAATGCATGGCAGTACTTCTTCTATGTGCCTCAAAATATTGAAGGTTTAATTGAAGCTTTAGGAGGAAATGATCGTTTTGAGCAAAAATTGGATTCAATGTTTACTTACTATCCTTTACCAGAAGATGAGTTGCCAATATTCTCAACAGGAATGATTGGACAATATGCTCATGGTAATGAACCATCTCATCACGTTGCTTATTTATATAATTATATAGATAAACCAGAAAAAGGACAGAAGTTATTAAGAGAGATAATGAATACGCAATATAAATCTACACCTGATGGCGTTTGCGGAAATGAAGACTGTGGTCAAATGTCTTCTTGGTTTATTCTTAGTTCTTTAGGCTTATACCCAGTGAATCCTGGTAATGCAATCTATGATTTAGGTACTCCATTGTTTAAAAAAGCTACAGTTACATTAGGTAATGGCAATATTCTTACTGTTTTGGGTATGGAAATGACAGATGAAAATCCTACAGCTTCAAAAGTTTTATTTAATGGTAAAGAAATAAAAAATTGGAAGATTTCACATAATGAATTAATGAAAGGAGGAACCTTGGAATTCATTAGATAA
- a CDS encoding MotA/TolQ/ExbB proton channel family protein, with translation MNLLSVLQGTEMPANGMTGTIEESVSLFELIEKGGVTMVILGVLFVIAMYILVNRVLTIRKAKKDPKVLLEKVKAQVLKGDIDAAKKYCARDTTPMGKMLEAGLKHISSNLNTIEKSIENIAKIELYKLEKSVATVGMISGAAPMIGFFGTVIGMINAFIAISQEEGSVSPKLLSSGIYEAMITTAGGLAVGIFAYISYNFLVRQIEDVVHKMEVVTIEFIELLQSPN, from the coding sequence ATGAATTTATTGTCCGTTTTACAAGGAACAGAAATGCCAGCCAATGGAATGACTGGAACTATAGAGGAAAGTGTGTCACTTTTTGAATTGATAGAAAAAGGTGGAGTTACAATGGTAATTCTAGGGGTTCTATTTGTAATTGCAATGTATATTTTAGTTAATAGAGTGTTAACAATACGCAAGGCAAAAAAAGATCCGAAAGTATTATTAGAAAAAGTAAAGGCACAAGTACTTAAAGGAGACATTGATGCTGCAAAAAAGTATTGTGCAAGAGATACTACACCTATGGGGAAAATGTTAGAAGCTGGTCTTAAACACATTTCTTCAAATTTAAATACAATTGAAAAAAGCATTGAAAATATAGCCAAGATTGAACTCTATAAATTAGAGAAATCTGTTGCTACCGTTGGTATGATTTCCGGTGCAGCACCAATGATTGGTTTTTTTGGAACTGTAATAGGTATGATTAATGCTTTTATTGCAATTTCTCAAGAAGAGGGTTCTGTAAGTCCAAAACTTTTATCATCTGGTATTTACGAAGCAATGATTACTACAGCAGGAGGTTTAGCTGTAGGTATTTTTGCATACATATCTTATAACTTTCTAGTAAGACAAATTGAAGATGTAGTGCATAAAATGGAAGTAGTTACAATCGAATTTATTGAGTTATTACAATCACCTAATTAG
- a CDS encoding tetratricopeptide repeat protein has translation MISHFKNIKIDLLTSCLVLLLFSNNLSAQESLYYSDNVKLFNKAIVLYNENNFSAARREFELFESKHCGEDEKCVEAQFYIAVCNLELQHPEAKSQIESFVYTYPVHPLSVKAYKVLGSYYFEKGEYEKALAAFDKDPYFDFYDDDDIKIAYQAAYSNFDQGKTKEANKLFQVLKKGTHPYALKSSYYAGYIEYEQKEYEQSIKDLEKSLSDKEISNYTYSILPLAYYANGQEDKMLELVQDAKSRGIHLPTDALLFTGKVYYTKKEYATALIYFNAYLAEVPVQVIDRNTAYQIGFTNYMEGFGEKAVQPLSVASDGNDELAQIAAYDLGAVSIELNEKDKALLAFEKSRKLSFNKEIQKQASYNFIKVQFDLGLYTQVGDACELFLLDFPNSEYDNEVHEYLQISYVNSGDYNKALAVFDRIGVNNDETKKAYQEAAFNKAVENANDNDARGAIDMLLKSQKYPMSDEIYDASNFWLGETYTSISQLDSAITVYDEVPNDSKFHVASLFGRGYAFYAKQEYQLGIDYFTQYINLGRKEKEPREKVAEAVLRRADCYFGISNYHVAQRSYDMAISAGSKDVAYINYQKAQTYRALGSNNDEAFRMYQQVGERYGDTPFAPLSYFQSGLMMAEADRNEEAVNQFSKVISRYEKSNVYVPSLLKRALCYKLEGELEDAEADYKNVIDTAPTSKFAEAAITSLQGLNASGHVISDMALYRHKFDEANPMSTATLQGDFEMAIKPFQEKNYDQAIISLNAFLVTAPVNSSVADEANQALGITYKIKDQKELAIASFQKVNGMPLKEKSLRYIGELQLMLEKYDDAIVTFVELEKVAIRKTSKWAVYVGLMKAEFQVKDYSACKAYATKIIDQNIKRYVFEAELYLAKIDLEENNYTKALTSFDAIANKANSQIGAEAQYLLGKTFRVMENYTESTKALIEVQKNYASYSEWINKAYLLIAENYISLNDLFQAKATLESIISGSDIPEYKIQATNRLKDIEQLKTNSTPAPTKENQ, from the coding sequence ATGATAAGTCATTTCAAGAATATTAAAATAGATCTTCTAACAAGCTGCTTAGTTCTTTTATTATTCAGTAATAATCTTTCTGCTCAAGAGTCGTTATATTATTCTGATAATGTAAAACTGTTTAATAAAGCAATTGTTCTGTATAATGAGAATAATTTCTCTGCAGCACGAAGAGAGTTCGAACTTTTTGAGTCGAAACATTGTGGCGAAGATGAAAAATGCGTCGAGGCTCAATTTTATATTGCAGTGTGTAATTTAGAATTACAACACCCAGAAGCCAAAAGTCAAATTGAAAGCTTTGTATATACATACCCTGTTCACCCTTTATCAGTAAAAGCATATAAAGTATTGGGCTCTTATTATTTTGAAAAAGGCGAGTATGAAAAAGCTTTGGCAGCATTTGATAAAGATCCTTATTTTGATTTTTATGATGATGACGATATAAAAATTGCTTATCAGGCGGCTTATTCTAATTTTGATCAAGGGAAAACGAAAGAGGCTAACAAACTTTTTCAAGTTTTAAAAAAAGGAACGCATCCTTATGCTCTTAAATCAAGCTATTATGCAGGTTACATAGAGTACGAACAAAAGGAATATGAACAATCTATCAAAGATTTAGAAAAGTCACTTTCTGATAAAGAGATTAGTAATTATACTTATTCTATTTTGCCTTTAGCATATTATGCAAATGGGCAAGAAGATAAAATGTTGGAACTAGTACAGGATGCTAAAAGTAGGGGTATCCATTTACCAACAGATGCTTTGTTGTTTACAGGAAAAGTCTACTATACAAAGAAAGAGTATGCTACAGCATTAATTTATTTTAATGCATACCTAGCTGAAGTGCCAGTACAAGTGATTGATAGAAATACTGCATATCAGATTGGTTTTACTAATTATATGGAAGGGTTTGGAGAGAAAGCTGTGCAGCCATTATCTGTAGCTTCTGATGGAAATGATGAATTAGCTCAAATTGCAGCGTATGATTTAGGAGCGGTAAGTATTGAATTAAACGAGAAAGATAAAGCTCTTTTAGCCTTTGAAAAATCACGTAAATTATCATTCAACAAAGAGATACAAAAACAAGCATCTTATAATTTCATTAAAGTTCAGTTTGATCTAGGTCTTTATACACAAGTAGGAGATGCTTGTGAATTATTCTTGTTAGATTTTCCAAACTCAGAATACGATAATGAAGTACATGAATATCTTCAAATTTCTTATGTTAATTCTGGAGATTACAACAAAGCACTTGCTGTTTTTGATAGAATTGGGGTTAATAATGATGAAACAAAAAAAGCGTATCAAGAAGCTGCATTTAATAAAGCAGTAGAAAATGCAAATGATAACGATGCAAGAGGTGCTATTGATATGTTATTAAAATCACAAAAGTACCCAATGAGTGATGAGATATATGATGCTTCAAATTTTTGGTTAGGAGAGACGTATACAAGTATTTCTCAATTAGATTCGGCAATCACTGTTTATGATGAAGTACCAAATGATTCAAAGTTTCATGTTGCCTCTTTATTTGGTAGAGGATATGCTTTTTATGCAAAACAAGAATACCAATTAGGCATCGATTATTTTACGCAGTATATCAATCTTGGTAGAAAAGAAAAAGAACCTAGAGAGAAGGTTGCTGAAGCCGTCCTTAGAAGAGCAGATTGTTATTTTGGGATTTCAAATTACCATGTAGCACAAAGGTCTTACGATATGGCTATTAGTGCTGGCTCTAAAGATGTAGCTTATATTAATTATCAAAAAGCACAAACATACAGAGCACTTGGAAGTAATAATGATGAGGCTTTTAGGATGTATCAACAGGTAGGAGAAAGATATGGAGATACGCCTTTTGCTCCTTTGTCATACTTTCAATCAGGCTTAATGATGGCAGAAGCAGATAGAAATGAAGAAGCGGTAAATCAATTTTCTAAAGTAATTTCTAGGTATGAAAAATCGAATGTATATGTTCCTTCTTTATTAAAAAGGGCATTGTGTTATAAACTGGAAGGGGAATTGGAAGATGCAGAAGCAGATTATAAAAATGTTATTGATACTGCTCCAACTTCTAAATTTGCAGAGGCTGCGATTACTTCATTGCAAGGTTTAAATGCAAGTGGTCATGTAATATCGGACATGGCTTTATATAGACATAAGTTTGATGAGGCAAATCCAATGAGCACCGCAACTCTGCAAGGAGATTTTGAAATGGCGATTAAACCATTCCAAGAGAAAAACTACGATCAAGCAATCATATCTTTAAATGCTTTTTTAGTAACAGCTCCAGTTAATTCTTCTGTGGCTGATGAAGCAAATCAGGCATTAGGAATCACATATAAAATTAAAGATCAAAAAGAGTTAGCAATTGCCTCGTTCCAAAAAGTGAATGGAATGCCGCTAAAAGAAAAATCACTAAGATATATTGGCGAGCTGCAATTAATGTTAGAAAAATACGATGATGCAATTGTCACTTTTGTTGAATTAGAAAAAGTAGCAATCAGAAAGACGAGTAAATGGGCGGTTTATGTTGGGTTAATGAAAGCTGAATTTCAGGTGAAAGATTATTCGGCTTGTAAAGCTTACGCAACTAAAATTATAGATCAGAATATAAAAAGATATGTTTTTGAAGCTGAACTATACCTTGCTAAAATTGATTTAGAAGAAAATAATTATACGAAAGCGTTAACATCATTTGATGCTATTGCAAATAAAGCAAACAGTCAAATTGGTGCAGAAGCTCAGTATTTATTAGGTAAAACTTTTAGAGTGATGGAGAATTATACTGAAAGTACTAAGGCATTAATCGAAGTACAGAAAAATTACGCAAGTTACTCTGAATGGATTAATAAAGCATATTTACTAATTGCTGAAAATTATATTTCTTTAAATGATTTATTCCAAGCAAAAGCAACTTTAGAGTCGATTATAAGTGGAAGTGATATACCTGAGTATAAAATACAAGCTACAAATAGATTGAAAGATATAGAACAATTGAAAACGAATAGTACGCCTGCTCCAACTAAAGAAAATCAATAA
- a CDS encoding acyl-CoA carboxylase subunit beta has translation MNTNQNSSQPTSFQALIDELKEKREKVFLGGGQKKIDKHKAKGKLTARERVDLLIDNKDSFIEIGTFTGEDMYTEHGGCPSGGVIVGIGKVANRQCVIVANDATVKAGAWFPITGKKNLRAQEIAIENKIPIIYLVDSAGVYLPLQDEIFPDKEHFGRIFRNNAIMSSEGIPQIAAIMGSCVAGGAYLPIMSDEALIVEGTGSVFLAGSYLVKSAIGESIDNETLGGATTHSEISGVTDYKCENDEACLNQIRSLMDKMGHNPKAGFDRSTPSLPKKLNAELVDLLPVDRTKPYNMIEIIQRIVDNSEFEQYKEGYGQSILCGYARIDGWAVGIVANQRTIVKSKTGEMQMGGVIYSDSADKSARFIMNCNQKKIPLLFIHDVTGFMVGSRSEHNGIIKDGAKMVNAMSNSVVPKFSLVIGNSYGAGNYAMCGKAYDPRLMLAWPTSQIAVMSGKSAATTLLQIKIATLKGQGKELSKEDEKELFDEIKAKYDSQLSPYYAASRLWIDEVIAPDETRKYLSLGIEAANHAPIEKRFNVGVIQA, from the coding sequence ATGAACACTAACCAAAACTCATCTCAACCAACCTCATTTCAAGCCTTAATTGACGAACTAAAAGAAAAGCGTGAAAAGGTATTTTTAGGAGGTGGTCAGAAGAAAATTGATAAACACAAAGCAAAAGGAAAACTCACTGCAAGAGAAAGGGTTGACCTATTAATCGATAATAAAGATTCCTTTATTGAGATTGGTACTTTTACAGGAGAAGACATGTACACTGAACATGGAGGATGCCCTTCTGGAGGTGTAATTGTTGGCATTGGTAAAGTAGCAAATAGACAATGTGTAATTGTTGCAAATGATGCGACAGTAAAGGCTGGAGCTTGGTTTCCTATAACAGGAAAAAAGAATCTTAGAGCACAAGAAATTGCAATTGAAAATAAAATTCCAATTATTTATCTAGTAGATAGTGCTGGCGTTTACCTACCACTACAAGATGAAATTTTCCCAGATAAAGAACATTTTGGAAGAATATTTCGAAACAATGCAATAATGTCTTCTGAAGGAATACCTCAAATTGCTGCAATTATGGGAAGTTGTGTAGCTGGAGGTGCCTATTTACCAATAATGTCTGATGAAGCTCTTATTGTTGAAGGTACAGGCTCTGTATTTTTAGCAGGTTCTTATCTTGTAAAATCAGCAATCGGAGAATCAATTGATAATGAAACATTAGGTGGAGCTACAACTCATTCCGAAATTTCTGGAGTAACTGATTATAAATGTGAAAATGATGAAGCCTGTTTAAATCAAATACGAAGTTTGATGGATAAAATGGGACACAACCCTAAAGCGGGTTTTGATCGTTCTACTCCTTCTCTCCCTAAAAAATTAAATGCTGAATTGGTTGATCTATTACCTGTAGATAGAACAAAACCTTATAATATGATTGAAATTATTCAACGAATTGTTGATAATTCAGAATTTGAACAATATAAAGAAGGTTACGGCCAGAGTATATTATGTGGTTATGCTCGAATTGATGGATGGGCAGTTGGTATTGTAGCAAACCAAAGAACAATAGTAAAGTCTAAAACTGGCGAAATGCAAATGGGTGGAGTAATTTACTCAGACTCTGCAGATAAATCCGCTCGTTTTATTATGAATTGTAACCAAAAGAAGATTCCGCTACTCTTTATACATGATGTCACCGGGTTCATGGTTGGAAGTAGATCAGAACACAATGGCATTATTAAAGATGGTGCTAAGATGGTAAACGCAATGAGTAACTCTGTTGTGCCAAAGTTTAGCCTTGTTATCGGTAATTCTTACGGTGCTGGAAATTATGCCATGTGTGGTAAAGCATACGATCCTAGATTAATGCTTGCATGGCCAACTTCTCAGATTGCAGTTATGAGTGGAAAATCTGCTGCAACTACTCTATTACAGATTAAAATCGCTACTTTAAAAGGACAAGGAAAAGAACTTTCTAAGGAAGATGAAAAAGAGTTATTTGATGAAATTAAAGCAAAATACGACTCTCAACTTTCTCCTTATTATGCTGCTTCTCGATTATGGATTGATGAAGTTATTGCACCTGATGAAACACGAAAATATTTATCATTAGGAATAGAAGCCGCAAATCATGCACCTATTGAAAAACGTTTTAATGTAGGTGTAATTCAAGCATAA